One Streptomyces sp. P9-A2 DNA window includes the following coding sequences:
- a CDS encoding sensor histidine kinase KdpD, with amino-acid sequence MGRGRLRIHLGAAPGVGKTYAMLSEAQRRVERGTDCVIGFVEHYDRPRTRALLEGLEQIPRRELEHRGAVLPEMDLDAVLARRPQVVLVDELAHTNVPGSRNAKRWQDVEELLAAGIDVLSTLNIQHLESLGDVVESITGVRQQETVPDEVVRRADQTELVDMTPEALRRRMAHGNVYQPDKVDAALSNYFRPGNLTALRELALLWVADRVDEYLQRYRSEHDVSAIWGSRERIVVGLTGGPEGRTLIRRAARLAEKGAGGEVLAVYIARGDGLTAASPGELAGQRTLVESLGGTFHHVVGDDVPAALLAFARAVNATQIVLGSSRRKTWQYVFGPGVGATVARDSGPDLDVHIVTHEAIAKGRGLPVARGARLGRSRVAWGWAVAVAGPPVLAVLLSAFDPGLANDMLLFLSLTVAAALLGGLRPALASAAFGSLLLNYFYTPPLHRWSVSDPKNIIAIVIFVAVGAAVASVVDLAARRTHQAARLRAESEILSFLAGNVLRGETGLEELLERVRQTFGMESAALLERAGDVEPWTCAGRTGTGPALGRPDDADVDVPVGDHMALVLTGRVLPAEDRRVLGAFAAQAAVALDRRRLRAEADRARTLAEGNRIRTALLAAVSHDLRTPLAGIKAAVSSLRSEDVDWSPEDRAELLEGIEGGADRLDHLVGNLLDMSRLHTGTVTPLIREVDLDEVVPMALGGVPEGSVTLDVPETLPMVAVDPGLLERAMANLIENAVKYAPSGTPVLVAASALADRVEVRVVDRGPGVPDDAKDRIFEPFQRYGDAPRGAGVGLGLAVARGFTEAMGGSLNADDTPGGGLTMTLTLRAATPAATTPAAQAKAATQATAATQAASETQATAVTRAPTATRAAPAGLAGPAEPVRPAESGPAGPAEPERHSS; translated from the coding sequence ATGGGACGCGGCAGACTTCGGATTCACCTCGGCGCGGCACCGGGCGTCGGCAAGACGTACGCGATGCTGTCCGAGGCGCAGCGCCGTGTCGAACGGGGCACCGACTGTGTGATCGGGTTCGTCGAGCACTACGACCGGCCGCGTACCAGGGCACTGCTGGAGGGCCTGGAACAGATACCGCGCCGGGAGCTGGAGCACCGCGGCGCCGTCCTCCCCGAGATGGACCTCGACGCCGTCCTCGCCCGCCGCCCCCAGGTGGTCCTCGTCGACGAACTCGCCCACACCAACGTGCCCGGCTCGCGCAACGCGAAGCGCTGGCAGGACGTGGAGGAGCTGCTGGCCGCCGGGATCGACGTGCTGTCGACCCTCAACATCCAGCACCTGGAGTCCCTCGGCGACGTCGTGGAGTCGATCACCGGCGTCCGGCAGCAGGAGACCGTACCGGACGAGGTGGTGCGGCGGGCCGACCAGACGGAGCTGGTCGACATGACGCCCGAGGCGCTCCGCCGCCGGATGGCGCACGGCAACGTCTACCAGCCGGACAAGGTCGACGCGGCCCTGTCGAACTACTTCCGTCCCGGCAACCTCACCGCGCTCAGGGAACTCGCGCTGCTGTGGGTGGCCGACCGGGTCGACGAGTATCTCCAGCGGTACCGCAGCGAGCACGACGTCTCGGCGATCTGGGGGTCACGCGAACGGATCGTGGTCGGTCTGACCGGCGGTCCCGAGGGCCGCACCCTGATCCGCCGTGCCGCGCGGCTGGCCGAGAAGGGCGCCGGGGGAGAGGTGCTCGCGGTCTACATCGCCCGCGGGGACGGTCTCACCGCGGCCTCGCCCGGTGAGCTGGCCGGGCAGCGGACCCTGGTGGAAAGCCTGGGCGGTACCTTCCACCATGTGGTCGGGGACGATGTCCCGGCCGCCCTGCTCGCCTTCGCGCGCGCGGTGAACGCCACCCAGATCGTGCTGGGCTCCTCGCGCCGCAAGACGTGGCAGTACGTCTTCGGCCCCGGCGTCGGCGCGACCGTCGCGCGGGACTCCGGTCCCGACCTGGACGTGCACATCGTGACCCACGAGGCGATCGCCAAGGGACGCGGACTGCCGGTGGCCCGGGGCGCCCGGCTCGGGCGGTCGCGGGTGGCGTGGGGCTGGGCGGTCGCAGTGGCGGGGCCCCCGGTGCTGGCCGTGCTGCTCAGCGCCTTCGACCCGGGCCTGGCCAACGACATGCTGCTGTTCCTGTCGCTGACCGTGGCCGCGGCGCTGCTCGGCGGGCTCCGGCCGGCCCTGGCCTCGGCGGCGTTCGGCTCGCTGCTGCTGAACTACTTCTACACGCCGCCCCTGCACCGCTGGTCGGTCTCCGACCCGAAGAACATCATCGCCATCGTGATCTTCGTCGCCGTCGGCGCTGCGGTGGCGTCCGTCGTCGACCTCGCGGCCCGCCGCACGCACCAGGCGGCCCGGCTGCGCGCCGAGTCGGAGATCCTGTCGTTCCTCGCCGGTAATGTGCTGCGCGGCGAGACGGGTCTGGAGGAGCTGCTGGAACGGGTCCGCCAGACGTTCGGCATGGAGTCGGCGGCGCTGCTGGAACGCGCGGGTGACGTCGAACCGTGGACCTGCGCCGGACGGACCGGCACCGGACCGGCCCTCGGGCGGCCTGACGACGCCGACGTGGACGTTCCGGTGGGGGACCACATGGCGCTCGTGCTGACCGGCCGGGTCCTGCCCGCCGAGGACCGCCGGGTGCTGGGTGCCTTCGCCGCCCAGGCCGCCGTCGCCCTGGACCGCCGCCGGCTGCGCGCCGAGGCGGACCGGGCGCGCACCCTCGCCGAGGGCAACCGCATCCGCACCGCCCTGCTGGCCGCCGTCAGCCACGACCTGCGCACCCCGCTGGCCGGGATCAAGGCGGCGGTCTCCTCGCTGCGCTCCGAGGACGTCGACTGGTCGCCCGAGGACCGGGCCGAGCTGCTCGAGGGGATCGAGGGCGGTGCCGACCGCCTGGACCACCTGGTGGGCAACCTGCTCGACATGTCCCGCCTGCACACCGGCACGGTCACCCCGCTGATCCGCGAGGTCGACCTGGACGAGGTGGTGCCCATGGCGCTCGGCGGGGTGCCCGAGGGCAGCGTCACCCTGGACGTCCCGGAGACCCTTCCCATGGTCGCCGTCGACCCGGGCCTGCTGGAGCGGGCGATGGCCAACCTGATCGAGAACGCCGTCAAGTACGCTCCCTCCGGTACCCCCGTCCTGGTGGCCGCCAGTGCGCTCGCCGACCGGGTCGAGGTGCGGGTGGTCGACCGCGGCCCCGGCGTCCCCGACGACGCGAAGGACCGCATATTCGAGCCTTTCCAGCGCTACGGCGACGCCCCGCGCGGAGCCGGGGTGGGCCTCGGCCTGGCGGTGGCCCGCGGCTTCACCGAGGCCATGGGCGGCTCCCTGAACGCCGACGACACCCCGGGCGGCGGCCTCACCATGACACTGACCCTCCGCGCGGCGACGCCGGCGGCGACAACGCCGGCGGCGCAAGCAAAGGCGGCGACGCAAGCAACGGCCGCGACGCAAGCAGCGTCGGAGACGCAAGCGACGGCCGTGACGAGGGCCCCCACGGCGACCCGCGCGGCGCCCGCGGGTCTCGCCGGCCCGGCGGAGCCCGTTCGCCCAGCAGAATCGGGGCCCGCAGGCCCCGCAGAACCGGAAAGGCACTCCTCATGA
- a CDS encoding MFS transporter, whose amino-acid sequence MPSPYLALFAAPGSKAFSAAGFIGRMPLSMMGIGVVTMISQLTGRYGLAGALSATVALAAALAGPQISRLVDQYGQRRVLRPATSLALAAAALLLFAAHYGWPDWVLFVACAGIGCVPSLGAMIRARWAALYRGTPQLHTAYSFESVVDDMCFVFGPIISIGLSTAWFPEAGPLLAACFLAVGVFWLTAQRATEPDPHPRGRTGDGAKGAGGGTALSSPGLQVLVVTFAATGAIFGGVDVVTVAFAEERGHKAAASVVLAVYALGSCVAGLTFGLMRFAGAPERRWLLGVCAMAVSMIPLLLVGNLPFLAVALFVAGLSIAPTMITTMSLIEEHVPRAQLTEGMTWVSTGLAVGVALGSAASGWVIDAAGARAGYGVPAVSGAVAVAVGFLGYRRLKRPAPGRGGSVGQHGEHEERNMA is encoded by the coding sequence GTGCCCAGCCCTTATCTCGCCCTGTTCGCGGCCCCCGGCAGCAAGGCCTTCTCGGCCGCGGGGTTCATCGGCCGGATGCCGCTGTCCATGATGGGCATCGGCGTGGTCACGATGATCTCCCAGCTGACCGGCCGGTACGGGCTCGCCGGCGCCCTGTCGGCGACCGTCGCCCTGGCCGCCGCGCTGGCGGGCCCGCAGATCTCCCGCCTGGTGGACCAGTACGGGCAGCGGCGGGTCCTGCGTCCGGCGACGTCGCTCGCGCTCGCCGCCGCGGCGCTGCTGCTGTTCGCCGCGCACTACGGCTGGCCGGACTGGGTGCTCTTCGTCGCCTGCGCCGGCATCGGCTGCGTGCCGAGCCTCGGCGCGATGATCCGGGCCCGCTGGGCCGCCCTGTACCGCGGCACCCCGCAGCTGCACACCGCGTACTCCTTCGAGTCCGTGGTGGACGACATGTGCTTCGTCTTCGGCCCGATCATCTCCATCGGGCTGTCCACGGCGTGGTTCCCCGAGGCCGGTCCGCTGCTCGCGGCCTGCTTCCTCGCGGTCGGCGTCTTCTGGCTGACGGCCCAGCGCGCCACCGAACCGGACCCGCACCCGCGCGGGCGCACCGGCGACGGCGCCAAGGGCGCGGGCGGCGGCACGGCGCTGAGCTCGCCGGGTCTGCAGGTCCTGGTGGTCACCTTCGCGGCGACGGGGGCGATCTTCGGCGGCGTGGACGTGGTCACCGTGGCCTTCGCGGAGGAGCGCGGGCACAAGGCCGCCGCCAGTGTGGTGCTCGCCGTGTACGCGCTGGGCTCCTGCGTGGCGGGCCTGACGTTCGGGCTGATGCGCTTCGCCGGGGCGCCCGAGCGCCGCTGGCTGCTGGGCGTATGTGCCATGGCCGTGAGTATGATCCCCCTCCTACTGGTCGGGAACCTGCCGTTTCTGGCCGTGGCGCTGTTCGTTGCGGGTCTGTCCATCGCTCCCACGATGATCACGACAATGTCCCTCATCGAAGAGCACGTACCACGCGCACAGCTCACCGAGGGCATGACCTGGGTGAGCACCGGGCTCGCGGTCGGGGTCGCTCTCGGCTCCGCCGCGTCCGGCTGGGTGATCGACGCGGCCGGGGCGCGCGCCGGGTACGGGGTTCCGGCGGTGTCCGGAGCCGTCGCGGTCGCGGTCGGTTTCCTCGGGTACCGCCGGCTCAAGCGGCCGGCTCCGGGTCGGGGAGGCTCCGTTGGGCAGCACGGCGAGCACGAGGAACGGAACATGGCGTAA
- a CDS encoding response regulator transcription factor: protein MRVLVVEDEQLLADAVATGLRREAMAVDVVYDGAAALERIGVNDYDVVVLDRDLPLVHGDDVCRRIVELGMPTRVLMLTAAGDVSDRVEGLEIGADDYLPKPFAFSELIARVRALGRRTSVPLPPVLERAGIKLDPNRREVFRDGKEVQLAPKEFAVLEVLMRSEGAVVSAEQLLEKAWDENTDPFTNVVRVTVMTLRRKLGEPPVIVTVPGSGYRI from the coding sequence GTGCGCGTACTCGTCGTCGAGGACGAGCAACTGCTCGCCGATGCGGTGGCTACCGGACTGCGCCGGGAGGCCATGGCCGTCGACGTCGTGTACGACGGTGCGGCCGCCCTCGAGCGCATCGGCGTCAACGACTACGACGTGGTCGTCCTCGACCGCGACCTCCCCCTCGTGCACGGCGACGACGTGTGCCGCAGGATCGTCGAACTGGGCATGCCCACGCGCGTGCTGATGCTCACGGCCGCCGGCGACGTCAGCGACCGCGTCGAGGGCCTGGAGATCGGCGCCGACGACTATCTGCCCAAGCCCTTCGCCTTCAGCGAGCTCATCGCGCGCGTACGCGCCCTGGGACGGCGTACCAGCGTGCCGCTGCCGCCGGTGCTGGAGCGTGCCGGGATCAAGCTCGACCCCAACCGCCGCGAGGTCTTCCGCGACGGCAAGGAGGTCCAGCTCGCGCCCAAGGAGTTCGCCGTCCTGGAAGTGCTCATGCGCAGCGAGGGCGCCGTCGTCTCGGCCGAACAGCTCCTCGAGAAGGCATGGGACGAGAACACCGACCCGTTCACCAACGTGGTGCGGGTGACCGTCATGACCCTGCGCCGCAAACTGGGCGAGCCGCCGGTCATCGTGACCGTGCCCGGCTCGGGCTACCGGATCTGA
- a CDS encoding PaaI family thioesterase, with protein MSGTSSTLPPPADAVPPVRHPDAPAPGELLGAHYDQCFGCGGEQPHGLHIEARAGEGVSVTAVFTVRPVHQGAPGLAHGGVLASALDETLGALSWLLRTIAVTGRLETDYVQPVPVDATLHLEAEVTAVAGRKIYSTATGRIGGPDGPVAVRAKALFIEVKVDHFVDHGREEEIQAAMDDPDQVRRARAFEVNP; from the coding sequence GTGAGTGGTACTTCCTCGACTCTTCCTCCCCCCGCCGACGCGGTGCCGCCGGTGCGCCACCCGGATGCTCCCGCACCGGGTGAGCTGCTCGGCGCCCACTACGACCAGTGCTTCGGCTGCGGCGGCGAGCAGCCCCACGGGCTGCACATCGAGGCGCGGGCCGGCGAAGGCGTGTCGGTCACCGCCGTGTTCACCGTGCGCCCCGTCCACCAGGGCGCCCCCGGCCTCGCGCACGGCGGGGTGCTCGCCAGTGCCCTGGACGAGACGCTCGGCGCGCTGAGCTGGCTGCTGCGCACGATCGCCGTGACCGGCAGGCTCGAGACCGACTACGTCCAGCCCGTGCCGGTCGACGCCACCCTCCATCTGGAGGCGGAGGTGACCGCGGTGGCCGGACGGAAGATCTACTCCACCGCGACCGGACGCATCGGCGGACCCGACGGCCCGGTCGCGGTCCGTGCCAAGGCGCTGTTCATCGAGGTCAAGGTCGACCACTTCGTCGACCACGGCCGCGAGGAGGAGATCCAGGCGGCCATGGACGACCCGGACCAGGTCCGTCGCGCCCGCGCCTTCGAGGTGAACCCGTGA
- a CDS encoding DUF4193 domain-containing protein translates to MATDYDTPRKTDDDVDSDSLEELKARRNDKSASAVDVDEFEAAEGLELPGADLSNEELAVRVLPKQQDEFTCMSCFLVHHRSQLAREKNGQPICRDCD, encoded by the coding sequence ATGGCAACCGATTACGACACTCCGCGCAAGACCGACGACGACGTCGACTCGGACAGTCTCGAAGAGCTGAAGGCCCGCCGCAACGACAAGTCGGCCTCGGCCGTGGACGTCGACGAGTTCGAGGCCGCGGAAGGCCTCGAGCTGCCCGGCGCAGACCTGTCGAACGAAGAGCTGGCCGTCCGGGTCCTGCCCAAGCAGCAGGACGAGTTCACCTGCATGAGCTGCTTCCTGGTGCACCACCGCAGCCAGCTGGCCCGGGAGAAGAACGGCCAGCCGATCTGCCGCGACTGCGACTGA
- a CDS encoding inositol monophosphatase family protein, with protein MTDPLHAELLQLAREAARRAGELLRDGRPADLEVAATKSSPIDVVTEMDIAAEKLITGLIAEHRPDDGVLGEEGGSTEGTSGVRWVIDPLDGTVNYLYGLPTWSVSIAAEQDGETVVGVVAAPMRGETYHAVRGGGARATGAWAGERTLTCRPAPPLDQALVSTGFNYVTEVRAHQAGVAQRLIPLLRDIRRGGSAAVDLCDLACGRLDGYYERGLHPWDLAAGDLIAREAGVLTGGRPGERPSWDLAVAATPGVFEPLQRLLEDFGAWHD; from the coding sequence GTGACCGACCCCCTGCACGCGGAACTGCTGCAACTGGCCCGCGAGGCGGCACGCCGCGCGGGCGAGCTGCTGCGGGACGGCCGCCCGGCCGACCTCGAGGTCGCCGCGACCAAGTCCAGCCCGATCGACGTCGTCACCGAGATGGACATCGCGGCCGAGAAACTGATCACCGGGCTGATCGCCGAGCACCGGCCCGACGACGGTGTCCTCGGCGAGGAGGGCGGCTCGACGGAGGGCACCAGCGGCGTCCGCTGGGTGATCGACCCGCTCGACGGCACGGTCAACTACCTGTACGGGCTGCCCACCTGGTCCGTCTCCATCGCCGCCGAGCAGGACGGCGAGACCGTCGTTGGGGTGGTCGCCGCCCCGATGCGGGGCGAGACGTATCACGCGGTCCGCGGCGGCGGGGCGCGGGCCACCGGCGCGTGGGCGGGCGAACGCACGCTGACCTGCCGCCCGGCGCCGCCCCTGGACCAGGCGCTGGTCTCGACCGGCTTCAACTACGTCACCGAGGTCCGTGCCCACCAGGCCGGTGTCGCGCAGCGGCTGATCCCGCTGCTGCGGGACATCCGGCGCGGCGGCTCGGCCGCGGTCGACCTCTGCGACCTGGCCTGCGGCCGGCTCGACGGCTACTACGAGCGCGGGCTGCACCCCTGGGACCTGGCCGCGGGGGACCTGATAGCCCGGGAGGCGGGCGTGCTGACCGGTGGACGGCCCGGTGAGCGCCCTTCATGGGACCTCGCGGTCGCGGCCACCCCGGGTGTCTTTGAGCCCCTCCAGCGGCTGCTGGAGGACTTCGGCGCCTGGCACGACTGA
- a CDS encoding sensor histidine kinase, giving the protein MATTPTPTPPPPPAPPKPTWDPRRPVPPFPWLRPTIRIRLTLLYGGMFLIAGILLLSIIYLLAANALNVGSDLPFEIVSGQVSSDICQLRSTRLPAEELNAALNACVNEQRQHALDNLLSRSLLALLGLAVIAFAFGYAMAGRVLSPLGRITRTARAVAGSDLSRRIELDGPDDELKELADTFDDMLERLQRAFTAQQRFVGNASHELRTPLAINRTLLEVHLSDPDAPVELQQLGRTLLATNERSEQLVEGLLLLARSDNQIVERKSVDLAEVASQAIDQVHAEAQAKGVEIRGARKPAVVRGNGVLLERIALNLLQNAVRYNVAERGWVEVTTDVEHGQAVLVVSNTGPVVPAYEIDNLFEPFRRLRTERTGSDKGVGLGLSIVRSVARAHGGHIYAQPREGGGLVMRVTLPI; this is encoded by the coding sequence GTGGCCACCACTCCCACCCCCACACCACCGCCCCCGCCGGCACCTCCGAAGCCCACCTGGGACCCCCGACGTCCCGTACCGCCCTTCCCCTGGCTGCGCCCGACCATCCGGATACGGCTCACGCTGCTCTACGGCGGCATGTTCCTGATCGCCGGGATCCTGCTGCTGTCGATCATCTACCTGCTCGCCGCGAACGCGCTGAACGTGGGCAGCGACCTGCCCTTCGAGATCGTGTCCGGGCAGGTGTCCAGCGACATCTGCCAGCTGCGCAGCACCCGGCTGCCCGCCGAGGAGCTGAACGCCGCGCTGAACGCCTGTGTCAACGAGCAGCGCCAGCACGCGCTGGACAACCTGCTCAGCCGCTCCCTGCTCGCCCTGCTCGGCCTCGCCGTCATCGCCTTCGCCTTCGGGTACGCCATGGCCGGCCGCGTCCTGTCGCCGCTGGGCCGGATCACCCGCACCGCGCGCGCGGTGGCGGGCTCCGACCTGTCCCGCCGGATCGAGCTGGACGGCCCGGACGACGAGCTCAAGGAGCTGGCCGACACCTTCGACGACATGCTGGAGCGGCTGCAGCGTGCCTTCACCGCCCAGCAGCGCTTCGTGGGCAATGCCTCGCACGAGCTGCGCACCCCGCTGGCGATCAATCGCACGCTGCTCGAGGTGCACCTCTCCGACCCGGACGCGCCGGTCGAGCTCCAGCAGCTCGGCAGGACGCTGCTGGCCACCAACGAGCGCAGCGAGCAGCTCGTGGAGGGCCTGCTGCTGCTCGCCCGCAGTGACAATCAGATCGTCGAGCGCAAGTCCGTGGATCTCGCGGAGGTGGCCTCCCAGGCCATCGACCAGGTGCACGCCGAGGCGCAGGCCAAGGGTGTGGAGATCCGCGGAGCGCGGAAGCCCGCGGTCGTCCGGGGCAACGGCGTCCTGCTGGAGCGGATCGCCCTGAACCTGCTCCAGAACGCCGTGCGCTACAACGTGGCCGAGCGGGGGTGGGTGGAGGTCACCACCGACGTCGAGCACGGACAGGCGGTCCTGGTGGTGTCCAATACGGGCCCGGTGGTACCGGCGTACGAGATCGACAATCTGTTCGAGCCCTTCCGGCGGCTGCGTACCGAGCGGACGGGCAGCGACAAGGGGGTCGGCCTGGGGCTCTCCATCGTCCGGTCGGTGGCGCGGGCCCATGGCGGGCACATCTATGCCCAGCCGCGTGAGGGCGGTGGGCTCGTGATGCGGGTCACCCTGCCGATCTGA
- the dut gene encoding dUTP diphosphatase — MTGPHGDARSDGRLEVLIRRVDPDVPLPVYEHPGDAGADLRTTEACELAPGERAVLPTGVSVALPEGYAAFVHPRSGLAARCGVALVNAPGTVDAGYRGEIKVIVVNLDPRETVRFERFDRIAQLVVQQVERVRFVPVAELPRSVRAEGGFGSTGGHAAVEGKSGTSVQAAVGGTAGGNRYASVVADREGQ; from the coding sequence GTGACCGGACCGCACGGCGACGCGCGCTCCGACGGCCGGCTCGAGGTGCTGATCCGGCGCGTCGACCCGGACGTACCGCTTCCGGTGTACGAGCACCCCGGTGACGCGGGTGCCGATCTGCGGACCACCGAGGCGTGCGAGCTGGCACCCGGGGAACGGGCCGTCCTGCCCACCGGAGTGTCTGTGGCGCTGCCGGAGGGGTACGCGGCCTTCGTGCACCCGCGATCCGGACTGGCCGCGCGCTGCGGCGTCGCCCTGGTGAATGCCCCGGGGACGGTTGATGCCGGGTACCGTGGGGAGATCAAGGTGATCGTGGTGAATCTCGACCCGCGTGAGACTGTGCGGTTCGAGCGTTTCGACCGGATTGCCCAACTGGTCGTTCAGCAGGTCGAGCGGGTCCGTTTCGTGCCGGTCGCGGAGCTGCCCCGCTCGGTGCGGGCCGAGGGGGGCTTCGGATCCACCGGCGGCCACGCCGCGGTGGAAGGTAAGAGCGGCACAAGCGTTCAGGCCGCCGTCGGCGGCACAGCGGGTGGGAATCGATACGCTTCGGTCGTAGCCGACCGGGAAGGACAATGA
- a CDS encoding DUF3093 domain-containing protein, with translation MQLSALPYEERLTAPRSWWLICLLSGVSMALIVLPLGILPMLGGLAGGSVVAAVVASAYGSVRIRVVGGLLIAGEAKIPVSALGAMEVLDAEEARAWRTHRADPRCFMLLRAYVPGALRVEITDPEDPTPYAFLSTREPERLAEALRAAKAAA, from the coding sequence ATGCAGCTCTCCGCCCTGCCCTACGAAGAACGCCTGACCGCTCCCCGCTCCTGGTGGCTGATCTGCCTGCTCTCAGGTGTCTCGATGGCGCTGATCGTGCTGCCTCTGGGCATCCTGCCGATGCTCGGCGGCCTGGCCGGCGGCAGCGTGGTGGCCGCGGTGGTGGCCAGCGCGTACGGCTCGGTGCGGATCCGGGTCGTGGGCGGCCTGCTGATCGCCGGTGAGGCGAAGATCCCGGTGTCGGCGCTGGGCGCGATGGAAGTTCTGGACGCCGAGGAGGCTCGTGCCTGGCGCACCCACCGGGCGGATCCGCGCTGCTTCATGCTGCTGCGGGCCTATGTGCCGGGGGCGCTGCGGGTGGAGATCACCGACCCGGAGGACCCGACGCCGTACGCCTTCCTGTCGACGCGCGAGCCGGAACGGCTGGCGGAGGCCCTGCGTGCGGCGAAGGCCGCCGCGTAG
- a CDS encoding DUF3710 domain-containing protein yields the protein MFGRRKKRDAAEDAAGEAEQVVDGVDTEADGGAERLRLEPAPRPDGPWDGSEVREPGEGRVDLGGLFVPGVDGMELRVEVAGDAIVAATVVLRDSAIQLQGFAAPKREGIWGEVREEIAAGITQQGGIIDEVEGPLGWELRAQVPVQLPDGTGGFQVVRFVGVDGPRWFLRGVISGQGAVQPQAAGLLEQIFRDTVVVRGEGPMAPRDPIVLKLPDDAQMVPEGVQQEEAPEGSRFAGGMGQLARGPEITEVR from the coding sequence GTGTTCGGACGTCGCAAGAAGAGGGATGCCGCCGAGGACGCGGCCGGCGAGGCCGAGCAGGTCGTCGACGGTGTCGACACGGAGGCGGACGGTGGGGCCGAGCGGCTGAGGCTCGAGCCGGCGCCGCGGCCCGACGGGCCCTGGGACGGCTCCGAGGTGAGAGAGCCCGGCGAGGGCAGGGTCGACCTGGGCGGTCTGTTCGTGCCCGGAGTGGACGGCATGGAGCTGCGGGTCGAGGTCGCCGGCGACGCGATCGTCGCGGCCACCGTCGTGCTGCGCGACAGCGCCATCCAGCTGCAGGGTTTCGCGGCCCCCAAGCGTGAGGGCATCTGGGGCGAGGTCCGTGAGGAGATCGCGGCCGGCATCACCCAGCAGGGCGGCATCATCGACGAGGTCGAGGGACCGCTGGGCTGGGAGCTGCGGGCCCAGGTGCCGGTGCAGCTGCCGGACGGTACGGGCGGTTTCCAGGTCGTCCGGTTCGTCGGCGTGGACGGCCCGCGCTGGTTCCTGCGCGGGGTGATCTCGGGTCAGGGCGCGGTGCAGCCGCAGGCCGCCGGGCTGCTGGAGCAGATCTTCCGGGACACGGTCGTGGTGCGCGGGGAGGGCCCGATGGCGCCGCGTGACCCGATCGTCCTGAAGCTGCCGGACGACGCGCAGATGGTCCCCGAGGGCGTGCAGCAGGAGGAGGCCCCCGAGGGCTCCCGCTTCGCGGGCGGCATGGGACAGCTGGCGCGCGGACCGGAGATCACCGAGGTCCGCTGA
- a CDS encoding ferrochelatase: protein MPDELDPTPYDALLLLSFGGPEGPDDVVPFLENVTRGRGIPKERLKEVGEHYFLFDGVSPINEQNRALLDALRKDFAGHGLGLPVYWGNRNWAPYLTDTLREMVRDGRRRIIVLATSAYASYSGCRQYRENLADSLATLEAEGLELPRVDKLRHYFNHPGFVEPMVDGIVRSLADLPEEVREGAHIAFCTHSIPIASTDTSGPVEQHGDGGAYVAQHLDVARLITDAVRERTGVEHPWQLVYQSRSGAPHIPWLEPDICDHLEERHAAGVPAVVMAPIGFVSDHMEVLYDLDTEATAKAGELGLPVRRSATVGADPRFAAAIRDLVVERAATERGQEVTPCALGELGASHNLCPVGCCPARAPRPAAAGADSPYA from the coding sequence ATGCCTGACGAGCTCGATCCCACCCCCTACGACGCCCTGCTCCTGCTCTCCTTCGGCGGCCCCGAAGGCCCGGACGACGTGGTCCCGTTCCTGGAGAACGTGACGCGCGGGCGCGGTATCCCCAAGGAACGCCTGAAAGAGGTCGGGGAGCACTACTTCCTGTTCGACGGGGTCAGCCCCATCAACGAGCAGAACCGCGCCCTGCTGGACGCCCTGCGCAAGGACTTCGCCGGCCACGGCCTCGGCCTCCCGGTCTACTGGGGCAACCGCAACTGGGCGCCCTACCTGACCGACACCCTGCGCGAGATGGTGCGCGACGGCCGCCGCCGCATCATCGTCCTGGCCACCAGCGCCTACGCCTCGTACTCCGGCTGCCGCCAGTACCGCGAGAACCTCGCCGACTCCCTGGCGACGCTGGAGGCCGAGGGCCTGGAGCTGCCCCGGGTCGACAAGCTGCGGCACTACTTCAATCACCCCGGCTTCGTGGAGCCCATGGTCGACGGGATCGTCCGCTCGCTCGCCGACCTGCCCGAGGAGGTGCGCGAGGGCGCGCACATCGCCTTCTGCACCCACTCGATCCCCATCGCCTCCACCGACACCTCGGGACCCGTCGAGCAGCACGGCGACGGCGGCGCGTACGTGGCACAGCACCTGGACGTGGCCCGGCTGATCACCGACGCCGTGCGGGAGCGCACCGGAGTGGAACACCCCTGGCAGCTCGTCTACCAGTCCCGCTCCGGCGCCCCGCACATCCCCTGGCTGGAGCCCGACATCTGCGACCACCTCGAGGAGCGGCACGCGGCCGGGGTCCCGGCCGTGGTCATGGCCCCCATCGGATTCGTCTCCGACCACATGGAGGTCCTCTACGACCTCGACACCGAGGCCACGGCCAAGGCCGGGGAACTGGGGCTGCCGGTGCGCCGCTCGGCGACCGTGGGTGCCGACCCGAGGTTCGCCGCCGCGATCCGCGACCTGGTCGTGGAGCGCGCCGCCACCGAACGCGGCCAGGAGGTCACCCCCTGCGCCCTGGGCGAACTCGGCGCGAGCCACAACCTCTGCCCGGTGGGCTGCTGTCCGGCCCGTGCCCCGCGTCCCGCCGCCGCGGGTGCCGACAGCCCCTACGCCTGA